One Streptomyces sp. R28 DNA window includes the following coding sequences:
- a CDS encoding TetR/AcrR family transcriptional regulator has protein sequence MDSRATTPPVGRRERNKQRVRERLYSAAVELFVEKGYDHTSIDEIAERADVARGTFFNYFQRKEDIITAWGERRRAALVTGLDASDAFTPSSVAQLQQCMAILVRINQEEPQLTAAMLTAWVKAGRPILEEPYVAEVFAKIVDGGVHQGELRPGMSPIGVGNVLRDVYLGALYRWANQPHDATRPSLAEELQQILRLLLEGMTSTATTS, from the coding sequence ATGGACTCGCGCGCAACGACGCCGCCGGTCGGCCGCCGGGAACGCAACAAGCAGCGGGTCAGGGAACGCCTCTACTCCGCGGCAGTTGAGCTTTTTGTGGAGAAGGGATACGACCACACCTCCATCGACGAGATCGCGGAGCGGGCCGATGTGGCACGCGGAACCTTCTTCAACTACTTCCAGCGCAAGGAAGACATCATCACCGCGTGGGGAGAAAGGAGGCGTGCCGCGCTCGTGACGGGTCTCGACGCATCCGACGCGTTCACCCCCAGTTCGGTCGCGCAACTTCAGCAGTGCATGGCGATCCTCGTACGCATCAACCAAGAGGAACCGCAACTCACCGCCGCCATGCTCACGGCCTGGGTGAAGGCCGGCCGGCCGATCCTCGAGGAACCGTATGTCGCGGAGGTCTTCGCCAAGATCGTCGACGGTGGGGTGCACCAGGGAGAGCTGCGCCCGGGAATGTCGCCGATCGGCGTCGGCAACGTTCTGCGCGACGTCTATCTCGGAGCCCTGTACCGATGGGCCAACCAACCCCACGACGCGACCAGGCCATCACTGGCCGAAGAACTCCAGCAAATCCTGCGGCTCCTCCTCGAGGGCATGACCTCGACGGCAACAACTTCATAA
- a CDS encoding type I polyketide synthase produces MPSTAIAIVGMGCRFPGVESVDELWDVLVANTDTVIPVPPERFGAADCYDPVPMTPGRTVSRHGGFLTDPFGFDAAFFGISPVEAREMDPQQRLLLHVAWEALESAGIRPSLLAGSRGGVFVGQATAEHAETDPRAHEPDVRGMVGSRVRAVTAGRISYALDLRGPSVVLDTACSSSLVAVHAARQSLLTGESDLCIAAGVNVIMSLHDSIAYSQGGMLSPGGHCRFGDIRADGFVRSEGVGAVVLKRLDDALRDGDPVCAVLLGSATTNDGAASGVLIRPSVEGQADSLRQACASAGVKPSDLDYVEAHGTGTHVGDEVELRSLAESAGPGRSADRPLLTGSVKTNLGHTEAAAGIAGLIKAALILRHGVLPASLHLDEPHPLLKQDDFPVRVVTRNQPLSTAGSAALLGVTSLGLSGTNAHLVLGAPVAEPVPAAHRTATDAGPHLLVLSARTSGSLRRLAEDYAAYLGSSGRGRLYRLADICSAAATGRDAHPHRLWVVGDDHDSLAQRLRSLAAGETIADGGIAEAGLSGDKRVVFVFSGQGSQWAGMSRALYRSSPAFRTALDACDRVVRKELGWSLLDRLMSGDCELPADVSTVQPSLWAVQVALAAAWRERGVEPDLCMGHSMGEVAAAHVCGALTLDDAAAVICRRSRLMQRMAGRGAMLVVELSAAGARQYTEAYGRTVCVAAENAPTTTVLAGDPVSLAALQAELEESNILCHPVKVNVASHSPQMDALRDDLLRELAELSPAPGATRMVSTVYGSEVTGPELTAAYWMDNLRRPVRFADSVRKVAGETESVFVEVSPHPVLVAALDDTLGGDHGDAAAVASLHRTCDEPTELARAAGRLFAHGGRVDWQRWYGGGPRHVPSLPAYSWDLVRFRREAADPVAARRSAASHVRHIDLASWGGTDDWGDGVAVDGFAPVPPIVYLTAMLETAQEADRTTSFELRHVQLGDAPVPAAAADGTTLRVALDGYQEGDGHSRDVTVQASLRGASTPVFCASGRLVRADAEKAGLEPSDVLDAALARCRDYLGAQDFLSLAQRHGYDIQEPFRAVEHLWRRDGEAVARIRLSKPLPRVGWEAGLLSLLAARPGAASGNDDCACDPVSFEAVRFYGEPESDFWALSAVRPESTGASLLADVVLISPDRRVLARFSGIRMRRRTRSARSSMPPSSLPALVSALAEQCVAPLTNMVKKVAQPLGVSFLTSLLRPAEPAGTDRDSTSATAGTVHHDTPLTDPTLSSRPRREDATESLLEHCAALLGMPVSDIDERRPLRDLGLDSLMASQLRQRLRRHHGVEIPVGRLLGAESLADLRKSLARNGVRPGPRNHDEPRHSA; encoded by the coding sequence ATGCCCTCTACAGCTATCGCGATCGTCGGCATGGGGTGCCGGTTTCCCGGTGTCGAGAGTGTCGATGAACTGTGGGACGTGCTCGTGGCCAACACCGACACCGTGATCCCGGTACCTCCCGAGCGCTTCGGCGCCGCTGACTGCTACGACCCCGTCCCCATGACCCCCGGCCGCACGGTGTCCCGGCACGGTGGCTTCCTCACCGATCCCTTCGGCTTCGACGCGGCGTTCTTCGGCATCTCACCGGTGGAGGCACGCGAGATGGATCCACAGCAACGGCTGCTGCTGCACGTCGCGTGGGAAGCCCTGGAGTCGGCCGGCATACGTCCCTCGCTGCTCGCGGGAAGCCGGGGCGGCGTGTTCGTCGGACAGGCGACGGCGGAGCACGCGGAGACCGATCCTCGGGCCCACGAGCCCGATGTCCGCGGCATGGTGGGCAGTCGGGTGCGTGCCGTCACGGCCGGCCGCATCTCCTACGCCCTCGACCTGCGCGGGCCGAGCGTCGTGCTGGACACCGCGTGTTCTTCGTCGCTGGTGGCTGTGCACGCCGCACGGCAGAGTCTGCTGACCGGCGAGAGTGACCTGTGCATCGCCGCGGGCGTCAACGTCATCATGTCCCTGCACGACTCCATCGCCTACTCCCAGGGCGGCATGCTCTCCCCCGGCGGCCACTGCCGCTTCGGCGACATCCGCGCCGACGGGTTCGTCCGCAGCGAGGGCGTGGGCGCGGTCGTTCTCAAGCGGCTGGACGACGCGCTCCGGGACGGCGACCCCGTGTGCGCCGTACTGCTCGGCAGCGCGACCACCAACGACGGCGCGGCGAGCGGGGTGTTGATCCGCCCCTCGGTGGAGGGCCAGGCCGATTCGCTGCGCCAGGCCTGTGCCAGTGCCGGCGTCAAGCCCTCGGACCTCGACTACGTCGAAGCGCATGGCACCGGAACGCACGTCGGGGACGAGGTGGAACTCCGCTCGCTCGCCGAGTCGGCCGGTCCGGGCCGGTCGGCGGACCGGCCGTTGCTGACCGGGTCGGTCAAGACCAACCTCGGCCATACCGAGGCGGCGGCCGGCATCGCCGGACTGATCAAGGCGGCGCTCATTCTCCGGCACGGTGTCCTTCCCGCGTCGCTGCACCTCGACGAGCCACACCCCCTGCTCAAGCAGGACGACTTCCCGGTACGCGTGGTGACCCGGAACCAGCCGTTGAGCACGGCCGGTTCCGCCGCCCTGCTCGGCGTCACCTCCCTGGGCCTGTCCGGGACGAACGCCCATCTGGTCCTCGGAGCCCCTGTCGCCGAGCCGGTGCCCGCCGCCCACCGCACGGCCACGGACGCCGGGCCCCATCTGCTGGTGCTCAGCGCGCGGACGTCCGGCTCCCTGCGTCGCCTGGCGGAGGATTACGCGGCCTACCTCGGGTCCTCCGGGCGGGGGCGCCTGTACCGGTTAGCCGACATCTGCTCCGCCGCGGCCACCGGACGCGACGCCCATCCCCACCGGCTGTGGGTCGTGGGCGACGACCATGACTCCCTGGCGCAACGGCTGCGGTCCCTCGCCGCCGGCGAGACCATTGCCGACGGCGGAATCGCGGAGGCCGGCCTGTCGGGGGACAAGCGCGTCGTCTTCGTCTTCTCGGGGCAGGGCTCGCAGTGGGCGGGCATGAGCCGGGCCCTGTACCGTTCTTCGCCCGCTTTCCGGACAGCGCTGGATGCGTGTGACCGGGTCGTGCGCAAGGAGCTCGGCTGGTCGCTCCTGGACCGGCTGATGTCCGGCGACTGCGAGCTCCCCGCCGACGTGAGCACTGTCCAACCCTCCTTGTGGGCCGTACAGGTGGCGCTCGCCGCAGCCTGGCGCGAACGCGGCGTGGAGCCTGATCTCTGCATGGGCCACAGCATGGGAGAGGTCGCGGCCGCCCATGTCTGCGGCGCCCTGACACTTGACGACGCAGCCGCGGTGATCTGCCGACGCAGCCGACTGATGCAGCGCATGGCAGGACGGGGCGCCATGCTGGTGGTCGAGTTGTCGGCGGCCGGAGCGCGACAGTACACCGAGGCCTACGGCCGAACCGTGTGCGTGGCGGCCGAGAACGCGCCCACCACCACAGTGCTGGCGGGCGATCCCGTCTCACTCGCCGCCCTCCAGGCCGAACTGGAGGAGAGCAACATTCTGTGCCACCCCGTGAAGGTGAACGTGGCCTCGCATTCGCCGCAGATGGACGCCCTGCGGGACGACCTGCTGCGGGAACTGGCCGAACTGTCCCCCGCGCCCGGCGCGACGCGCATGGTCTCCACCGTCTACGGCTCCGAGGTCACGGGGCCGGAGCTGACAGCCGCCTACTGGATGGACAACCTGCGTCGCCCCGTGCGGTTCGCCGACTCGGTACGGAAGGTGGCCGGCGAGACCGAGAGCGTCTTTGTCGAGGTCAGCCCGCATCCGGTTCTCGTCGCGGCCCTCGATGACACGCTGGGCGGCGACCACGGCGACGCCGCCGCGGTGGCCTCGCTGCACCGCACGTGCGACGAGCCCACCGAACTGGCACGGGCGGCCGGCCGTCTGTTCGCCCACGGCGGGCGGGTCGACTGGCAGCGGTGGTACGGCGGCGGCCCCCGGCACGTACCGTCGCTCCCCGCCTACTCCTGGGACCTGGTGCGGTTCCGCCGCGAGGCGGCCGACCCCGTGGCCGCACGCCGATCCGCTGCCTCCCACGTCCGACACATCGACCTCGCGTCGTGGGGCGGGACCGACGACTGGGGTGACGGCGTAGCAGTCGACGGCTTCGCACCTGTGCCGCCCATCGTGTATCTCACGGCCATGCTGGAAACAGCGCAAGAGGCCGATCGCACCACATCGTTCGAACTACGCCACGTGCAGCTGGGCGACGCGCCCGTGCCTGCCGCAGCGGCCGATGGCACAACTCTCCGGGTGGCCCTGGACGGGTACCAGGAAGGCGACGGGCACTCCCGCGACGTGACAGTGCAAGCCTCGCTCCGGGGCGCCTCCACCCCCGTCTTCTGCGCTTCGGGACGGCTCGTCAGGGCGGACGCCGAAAAAGCCGGCCTCGAGCCCTCGGACGTCCTCGACGCCGCGCTCGCACGGTGTCGCGACTATCTGGGAGCACAGGACTTCCTGTCGCTCGCGCAGCGCCACGGGTACGACATCCAAGAGCCGTTCCGGGCCGTGGAACACCTGTGGCGGCGCGACGGCGAGGCCGTGGCTCGGATACGGCTGTCGAAGCCCCTGCCACGAGTCGGTTGGGAAGCGGGACTGCTGTCACTGCTGGCGGCCCGACCGGGAGCCGCGTCCGGCAACGACGACTGCGCCTGTGATCCTGTCTCCTTCGAGGCAGTCCGGTTCTACGGAGAACCGGAGTCGGACTTCTGGGCCCTGAGCGCCGTACGGCCGGAGAGCACTGGAGCCTCCTTGCTGGCCGACGTCGTCCTGATCTCACCGGACCGGCGCGTACTGGCGCGGTTCTCAGGAATCCGTATGCGGCGCCGCACACGGTCGGCCCGGTCGAGCATGCCGCCGTCGTCCCTGCCCGCGCTCGTGTCGGCGCTCGCCGAGCAGTGCGTGGCGCCGCTCACCAACATGGTCAAGAAGGTCGCCCAACCCCTCGGAGTCAGCTTCCTCACCAGCCTGCTGCGTCCTGCCGAGCCTGCTGGCACCGACCGGGACAGCACCTCAGCGACAGCAGGCACCGTCCACCACGACACCCCCCTGACGGATCCCACGCTCTCGTCCCGCCCTCGGCGTGAAGACGCGACGGAGTCACTCCTCGAGCACTGCGCGGCGCTGTTGGGCATGCCCGTGTCGGACATCGACGAGCGGCGGCCGTTGCGCGACCTCGGACTGGACTCCCTCATGGCCTCCCAGCTCCGCCAGCGCCTGCGCCGCCATCACGGCGTCGAGATCCCCGTGGGGCGACTCCTGGGAGCGGAGAGCCTGGCCGACCTGCGCAAGAGCCTCGCCCGGAACGGCGTACGGCCGGGGCCCCGCAATCATGACGAGCCACGGCACTCGGCTTGA
- a CDS encoding FAD-dependent monooxygenase has translation MSVQRVPVLVVGGAYTGLTTALSLAARGVRPLLVERRPGVSTLPKAWGLNTRSQELLNTLPGVARRVRAAIADAQWPRMSHGTCLADPERRPLDPPTEPDPQELSSVPPLAWISQAQVEEILRTSAEEAGAEVRPGTEMISLVQDDEKVTATLREVRTGREYAVEADYLVAADGNMSPTRDMVGIAVQGSGVIGHMYIITFEADLTRYVKKGAVEVIGMPGSGCSFILDGSERHTLWVDYFPERGQTPEDFTEARCVERIRRAIGDPEIDITFVNARFFPINHKLAERFREGRVFLAGDSAHSCPPNGGQGGNLAIQDAYDLSWRLALVLAGQAGPGLLDMYEIERRPVIGITLEREVELAKISEGRVPASYNPADPDAPIPMPKEYLGFRYHSPAIRAEPDDDGSVQEDPWNPTGRPGGRAPHVALTDGPREVSTHDLFGHGFVLLAGHEGTDWVAAAERVARGLGVPLSAHRIGDRFVDSDNLWCRRYGIEPSGAALVRPDAVVAWRSKTAADDPEGDLATALTAVLTR, from the coding sequence ATGTCAGTCCAGCGAGTTCCCGTACTCGTCGTCGGTGGCGCCTACACCGGGCTCACCACCGCTCTGAGTCTTGCCGCACGCGGGGTGCGCCCCCTTCTGGTGGAGCGACGGCCGGGTGTCTCCACGCTGCCGAAAGCATGGGGGCTCAACACGCGTTCTCAGGAACTGCTCAACACGCTGCCCGGGGTGGCGCGGCGTGTCCGTGCCGCGATCGCCGATGCGCAGTGGCCCCGCATGAGCCACGGCACCTGCCTGGCCGATCCCGAGCGACGCCCCCTCGACCCGCCGACCGAGCCCGATCCGCAGGAGCTCTCGTCGGTGCCGCCGCTGGCATGGATATCTCAGGCACAGGTCGAGGAGATCCTCCGCACCAGCGCCGAGGAAGCCGGCGCGGAGGTCCGCCCCGGCACCGAGATGATCTCCCTCGTTCAGGACGACGAGAAGGTCACCGCGACGCTGCGTGAGGTGCGGACCGGCCGCGAGTACGCGGTCGAGGCGGACTATCTGGTGGCGGCCGACGGGAACATGAGCCCGACTCGGGACATGGTCGGTATCGCCGTCCAAGGCAGCGGAGTCATCGGCCACATGTACATCATCACCTTCGAGGCCGATCTGACGCGATACGTGAAGAAGGGCGCTGTCGAGGTCATCGGGATGCCCGGCAGCGGGTGCAGCTTCATCCTGGACGGCTCTGAGCGGCACACCCTGTGGGTCGACTACTTCCCCGAGCGCGGGCAGACACCGGAGGACTTCACCGAGGCGCGCTGCGTGGAGCGGATCCGCCGTGCGATCGGCGACCCGGAGATCGACATCACCTTCGTCAACGCCCGCTTCTTCCCCATCAACCACAAACTGGCCGAACGGTTCCGCGAGGGCCGGGTCTTCCTGGCCGGCGACTCCGCGCACTCCTGCCCGCCCAACGGGGGGCAGGGCGGCAACCTCGCCATTCAGGACGCCTACGATCTCTCCTGGCGGCTCGCGCTGGTTCTCGCCGGACAGGCCGGTCCCGGCCTGCTGGACATGTACGAGATCGAGCGGCGCCCCGTCATCGGTATCACGCTCGAGCGCGAGGTCGAGCTGGCGAAAATCTCGGAAGGCCGGGTGCCCGCCAGCTATAACCCGGCCGACCCCGACGCCCCCATCCCCATGCCCAAGGAATACCTGGGATTCCGGTATCACTCCCCCGCGATCCGCGCCGAGCCCGACGACGACGGCAGCGTCCAGGAGGATCCATGGAACCCCACCGGGCGTCCCGGAGGACGCGCCCCGCACGTCGCCCTGACCGATGGCCCACGGGAGGTCTCCACCCACGACCTGTTCGGTCACGGCTTCGTGCTGCTGGCCGGGCACGAAGGCACCGACTGGGTCGCCGCCGCCGAAAGGGTCGCCCGCGGGCTCGGGGTCCCCCTGTCCGCGCACCGGATCGGCGACCGCTTCGTCGACAGCGACAACCTCTGGTGCCGCCGTTACGGCATCGAACCGAGCGGCGCCGCGCTGGTGCGCCCCGACGCCGTCGTGGCCTGGCGCAGCAAGACAGCCGCTGACGATCCGGAGGGCGACCTGGCGACAGCCCTCACCGCGGTCCTCACGCGCTGA